The genomic window CATGATATCTGTTTCGTGGAGGTGGCCAGCACCGATCTGAAATGCACCCTGGGTACGGTGGTGGTGCCTGATAGCCGGTTTGAGATCAGTCTGGATGCAAAAGGATAAAACAGGATTGCCATGGAGTTTACCGGAGAACGATTTGTCTCGACATTGAATGAAGCCGTCATCAGCTATGAGCACTGGCACAGGTATCTTTTTGCCACCGCCTTTGTAAAGGACAAAGTGGTGGTGGATATTGCCTCGGGGGACGGTTACGGCAGCCATCTGCTTGCCGACAGCGGTGCCCGGAGGGTAATCGGCATTGACGTGGATCCGGAGGCGGTTGACAATGCCCGGTCTGTCCACTGCCGGCCCAACCTCGAATATATCAACGGCAGCATTGCGGCCATTCCTGTGGCCTCTGCCAGTATCGACACCCTGGTTTCCTTTGAGACCATTGAGCATGTGGATTCAGATCTCCAGGAGGCCTTCTTAAAGGAGGCCGGCAGGGTGCTTACGCCCGAGGGCACTCTGATCATCTCCACACCGGACAAGAGAACGTATTCCGATATCCCGGGATATCAAAACGCGTTCCATGTCAAGGAGTTCTACGTCGACGAGTTCCTTGATTTCCTGAGATCCCGGTTCAGGTATGTCGAGCTTCTGGGCCAGAAGGTCTTTTCCGGCTCCTATATCTGGCCTGAGGCGGGCGGGGACGGCCGGTTCACAGAGTACGCCATCCGTCCCACGGAAAACGGGTTTGTACCTTCAGAGGAAACGACAAAAAAGATGGTTTATGCCCTGACCCTCTGTTCCAACTTTGCACCGGTCCCCTCCTATGCCTCTCTTCTGGTGGACAGTGAAGACCTTATCCTGGGCCAGAAGGACGAGATGATCGCTGCGGGATTTGAGCAACTGGCCCTCAAAGATGCGCATATCGCCCTCAAAGACGAGCATATCGTCCTCAAAGACCGGCAGATCCGGGCCCAGGACGAGGTGATCGCCAGAAAAGAGCAGGAGTATGAAAAACTGCGGCAATACCTTTTGGACAGCCAGCACCACATTGAAAAACTCGAAGACCGACTCCGCCGACGTTCTGTGAAATACCGTGCGCGGCAGGGCAGAGTGGTCCTGAGACAGATCTGCCACGCCACCAGGGACCTGGCCCGCCTGGCCCGCAGGGATCCGGGGGCTGCGGCACGGCGGCTTGCACGGCTCAGGTCCTTCAGGCCCAAAGCCTTTTGGGAAAAGATCAACTTTGCCATGCTTCACAATACCCAGCTCAGTCTCTGCGAGGTCTACGACTGTCCCCCCCTGGATCAGACCCCCAGAATCTCAGTGGTGATGCCGGTGTACAACGTGGCGGTCAAATGGCTCTCTCGTGCCGTGGATTCCGTGCTGGGCCAGGCCTATGACAATTTTGAACTGGTCATCGTGGATGACGGGTCCACCCGGGCCGAGACGTTGGACTACCTGAGACAGCTGGAAGGCCGGGGGGACAGCCGGATCATCATACAGATGAACACCGAGAACAAAGGCATCTCCGCGGCTTCCAACCAGGTGGTGGCCCTGGCCACAGGAGCGTATGTCGCCCTGTTGGACAACGATGACGAACTGCGGAAAAATGCCCTGTATGAGGTGGCCAGAGCGATCAATGAGCACGGCCCGGATGTGATCTATTCCGATGAGGCAAAAGTGGATGTCCACGGCAGCATAAAGTTTCCTTTTCTGAAACCGGACTGGTCACCGGACCTGCTCAGATCCCAGATGTATATCTGCCATCTGCTGGTATTTAAAAAATCGTTGTTCAACCAGGCAAAAGGATTTGACTCCCGGTTTGACGGCAGCCAGGACTATGATCTGATGCTGCGGTTTTCGGAACTGACCACAAGGATTCATCATATTCCCAAAATCCTTTATTTCTGGCGGGAAATCGCTTCTTCAACCGCGCTGAATCCGGACGCAAAGCCGTTATCCCAGTCGGCCGGCCTGAATGCGCTGGACCAGCACCTGAAACGGGTCTACGGCCCGGATGCCCATGCGGACAAAACCCCATACCGGTTTGTGTACGATGCCCGGTATCCACTGTCCGGGAATGTGAAAGCATCCATCATCATTCCCACCCGGGATCATTCGGAACTTCTGGCTGATTGCATCCACAGCATCATGACTAAGACCGATCATGCCAATTTCGAAGTGCTGATCATGGACAATAATTCCAGGGAAGAAAAAACCCGGAAGTGGTTCATATCCGTGACAGAACAGCACGACAATGTCCGGGTGATCGATGCGTTTTATCCGTTCAACTGGTCTAAGCTGAACAACCATGGTGCCCGGCATGCCACAGGAGATATTCTGGTTTTTTTGAACAACGATACCCTGGTGATCAGCCCGGACTGGCTGACCCGGATCTGTGAAAACGCTTCCCGGCCGGATATCGGGGTGGTGGGCGGGCTGATGCTGTATGAAGATGACACCATCCAGCACGCAGGCGTCGTTGTGGGCATGGGGGGATGGGCGGATCATGTTTTCAAGAACTGTCCATCGGCACATTTTTTCCATCCCTTTCTTTCTCCCATGCTGACGCGGAATGTGCTGGCAGTGACCGGCGCCTGTCTTGGAATTTCACGAAAAGTGTTTGAAGAGATCAGCGGATTTGATGAAGACTTTATTGTCTGCGGCAGTGATGTGGCCATTGCCCTGAAAGCATTGGAAAAAGGATATGTGAACCTGTACTCCCCCTATGTGAAGCTGTATCATCTTGAATCCAAAACCAGAACATCGTATATACCGGATGTGGATTTTGAAATGTCCCGGAAAGCCTATGCAAAATGGATACAGCACGGGGATCCCTATTATAATCCGAACCTGAGTCTTGAGAGCCTGACACCGGTTTTAAAAGATAAAAAGATGTGACATCATGTTGAACCGATTCACCCGTGCGATTGCAGCGTATGCCAGAAAAAATGAATTTATCAGAGACAAGTTGAAAACCATGGTACAGCCCCATGTCACAGCAATGATGAATACATCGATTCCCGAAATCACTCCCGTCAACGTCAGACACTCGGATGCGGATGCAACCAGAATCAACATTCTGGTTCCTTCCATCAATCAGGCCCATGTCTTTGGCGGTATTTCCACGGCATTGTCATTTTTTGAGCAGCTGGCCAGTCAAGCCCGGGTTCAGAAACGGATTATCACGACGGATACCATGCCTGAACCGGATGCTGAAAAGCGTTTTCCCGGTTATGCGATTGTGTCTGCTTCAACAGACACTTCCCATGCCAATCAGATTGTCGGTTTCGGGGACAGAGCTGAAAAGACCATTCCTGTGAGGAAAAATGACTGTTTCATGGCCACGGCCTGGTGGACGGCATTCAATGCACGGAAAATAGTGCAGTGGCAGCATGAGACATACGCCAGGCCCATTCAAAAGATGATCTATTTTATCCAGGATTTTGAACCTGGTTTTTATCCATGGTCCAGCCGGTTTGCACTGGCAGAAAGCACCTATCGCAATGACCATCCCCAGGCGGCTGTGTTCAACTCTTCATTGCTCCACCGTTTTTTCAGGGAAAATGGATATGTCTTTGATGATGAATTCGTGTTTGAACCGGTGCTGAACCAGAATTTGAAAAAGGGACTGGCTCAAAATCGGCCTGTGGTCAAAAAAAAGCAGATTCTTGTGTATGGACGGCCCAGTGTGGCGCGTAATGCATTTTCTTTGATCATTGAGGCCTTGAAAAGCTGGGTCTGGACCCGGCAGGATATCCATGACTGGACTGTGATTTCCGCCGGGGAGAAACATCCGGATATTGACCTGGGAAATCAAATGACACTGACATCCGTGGGCAAGCTTTCTCTGGAGGGGTATACACAGATATTAAAGGAATCAGGCGTGGGAATCTCTTTAATGATTTCACCGCACCCCAGTTATCCGCCCATGGAAATGGCCATGTTCGGTATGGGTGTTATATCCAATATCCATGCCGGTAAGGATCTGTCTGAATGGCATGAAAACATCCATTCCATTGATCTGTCTGTGGACACCCTGGTGGCTGCATTGACAGATATCTGTGACCGGTTTTCCCGGGACCCTGCCGTTTTTCTGGATAAAAAACTGCACAAAAAAGAATATATGGACACACATGATCAGTTTCACTTCATGACAGATCTGGTCATTTCACTTTTTAACAAGAAAAACAGCGAGTAAATTGGCAAAGAGAATTTCAATGAAAGGTATCATTCTTGCCGGCGGTTCCGGCACCAGACTTTATCCGGTCACCCGGGTGGTCAGCAAACAGCTGCTGCCCATCTATGACAAACCCATGATCTTTTATCCATTGTCAGTTCTCATGCTGGCCGGGATCCGGGATATTCTGATCATCTCCACTCCCCAGGACCTGCCCCGGTTTCAAGACCTGCTCGGAAACGGCACCCAGTGGGGGATTCAGCTGTCCTATCAGGTGCAGCCAAAGCCTGAAGGGCTGGCACAAGCCTTTATTCTGGGGGAAAATTTCATCGGGACCGACCATGTCTGTCTGATTCTGGGGGACAACCTGTTCTACGGCCATGGCCTTTCCCGGCGGTTCCAGCTGGCAGCGGCAAGGAATACAGGTGCCACGGTATTCGGGTATCAGGTGACAGATCCGGAACGATATGGGGTGGTGACCTTTGATGACGCGGGCAAAGCCATTGATATTGAGGAAAAACCGGCGTGTCCCAAATCCAGTTTTGCCATTACCGGCTTGTATTTTTACGACAATGAGGTGATTGACATCGCCAAAGGCCTTTCTTTGTCCCCCCGGGGCGAATTGGAAATTACAGACGTGAACCGGACCTATCTTGAAAAAGGCCGGCTGCATGTGGAACAGATGGGGCGCGGGACCGCCTGGTTGGATACGGGCACCCATTCGTCTTTGCTGGAAGCATCCTTGTTTATTGAAACCATGGAAAAGCGCCAGGGGCTCAAGGTCGCCTGCCTGGAGGAGATCGCCTACAGGATGGGATTTATTGATCAGGACCAGGTGCTGGCTCTGGCCGCAAATTACAGCAAAACCGAGTATGGGACTTATCTGCTGGGATTGTTTGATGCCCAGATCTGCAAACCCGTTGATATTTGAAATCAAGGAACTAAAATGCAAATTTTTCATACCGAAATTCAGGATGTAAAAATTATTCAACCTCAGGTATTTGGGGATCACCGGGGGTTTTTCATGGAAACTTTCAGGGATGATCTTTTCAGGCAGACGATCGCTGATACCGTTTTTGTCCAGGAAAACCACAGCATGTCCGGCCAGGGAGTTCTCAGGGGGCTGCATTACCAGATTCACCAACCCCAGGGGAAACTGGTGCGGATCATCCGGGGAACGGTGTTTGACGTGGCAGTGGATATCCGGGAGAAATCAAAGGATTTCGGCAGGTGGGCAGGGGTCACGCTGAGTGCAGAAAACAAGAAAATGCTCTGGGTGCCCCCCGGGTTTGCCCATGGATTCTACGTGTTGAGCAAGCAGGCGGAGCTGGTGTATAAATGTAGTGATTATTATGCACCGGCGCATGAACGTACCATCCTCTGGAATGATCCCGATATCGGCATTGACTGGCCTCTGCTGGACGAAAACCAGCCCCTGCTGTCATCCAAGGATGCGGCAGGAGAGCGGTTTGGAAAAGCCGAGGTGTTTAAATGAAACAGATCCTGGTTACGGGTGGTGCCGGGTTTATCGGGACCAACTTTATCAGATACGTGCACAGGAACCGACAGGACTGGCATATTGTCAACCTGGATGCCCTGACCTATGCCGGCAATCCCGGCAATCACCGGAATCTGGAAAAAGACCCCCGGTATACCTTTGTCCACGGCAATATCTGCGATGGAGACCTGGTGACATCTTTGTTTGATCAGTACCGGTTTGACGGGGTGTTTCATTTTGCGGCAGAATCTCATGTGGACCGCTCCATTGCCGGACCTGATGTATTTGTGAAAACCAATGTCACGGGCACTTTTGTCCTTCTTGATGCGGCTTTGGCGCATGTCCGCCGTCACAAGGACAAAAAATTCCGGTTTGTTCATGTGTCGACGGACGAGGTATATGGCAGCCTGGGGATTGATGAGCCCGCATTTACCGAGACAACAGCCTATGATCCCTCCAGCCCCTATTCCGCCTCCAAAGCCGCATCCGACCATTTGGTCAAAGCCTGGTACCGGACTTTCGGTCTGCCCGTGATAGTGACCAACTGCTCCAATAACTACGGACCCTATCAGTTTCCGGAAAAACTGATACCTTTGATGGTACTGAACTGTCTGGACAACCAGCCGCTGCCGGTGTATGGAAACGGAAAGAATATCCGGGACTGGCTGTATGTGACCGATCATTGTGATGCGCTGGTCCGGGCATGTGAGAGAGGGATCCCCGGTGAAACCTATAACATCGGCGGTGGAGAAGAAAAAACCAATCTGGAAGTGGTGGAAACGGTGTGTGACATCGTGGATGAAAAGACCGGGAAACAACCGGGCACAAGCAGGAACCTGATCACATTTGTCCAGGACCGGCCCGGCCATGATCTTCGATATGCCATCAATCCAGACAAATCGTATGAAAAAATCGGTTACAAAGCAGGTTTTTCTTTTGATCAGGCATTGTCTGTCACTGTTGATTGGTACCTTGAAAATATGGAATGGGTGAAGTCCGTGCAGACAGGGGCGTACCGGGAATGGATCAGAACCCATTACAGGCGCGGCCAAGAGCGCTTGGAAAAATAATCTTTTTTCGGCAAGGGGAAAAATTCATGAAAGTGCTGATTACCGGAGCTGACGGGCAGCTGGGGGGAGAATTGATGCAGGTTTTCCCTGATGGCTGGACAGTGGTGGGGGTGGACTTGCCCGGGGTGGATATCACGGATGAAGAACAGGTGAGCCAGATGATGGCGGAAATTCAGCCGGACTGGGTGATCAACTGTGCTGCTTACACCCAGGTGGACAAGGCTGAATCAGATGCGGGTGCGGCGTTTGCAGTCAACTGTGACGGTGCTGCCAACCTGGCCCGGTCCGCTCGGCAGCGTGGGGCCCGGCTGGTGCATATTTCGACAGATTTCGTGTTCAGCGGGAATCAGTTTCGTCCCTATCGCTCTGATGACCTCCCGGCACCGGTTTCTGTATACGGAAAAACCAAACTGGCCGGGGAAAAGGCGGTACAGGACATCCTGGGAAAAGAGGCATTGATCATCCGCACGGCCTGGCTGTATGCTGCCCATGGCAACAATTTTGTGAAAACCATGATCCGGCTTATGAGGGAAAAAGAGATGCTCACGGTGGTCGATGATCAAATCGGGACTCCCTGCTGGGCAGGGGGGCTGGCAAAGGTGGTGTGGGCCGCCGTGGAAAATCAGCTGACCGGTATATTCCACTGGACGGATGCCGGGGTGGCATCCTGGTATGATTTTGCCGTAGCGATCCAGGAAGAGGCGACAGATGCGGGTCTGCTGGACCGGATTCTCCCGATACACCCTGTTCCCACCCGTCAGTATCCGACCCCGGCTGCCAGACCGGCGTTCAGTGTTCTGGATAAATCAGACCTGGCCGTGGCCACGGGAGTCTGGCCCCGGCATTGGCGGGTCGGGTTGCGCCGGATGCTCGGACAACTTAAAAACCGCGTGGAATAATTGTATACAAAATTGTCAACTACCCCGGCCTGAAGGCCGGAGCTTGTAAAAGGCTCCATGGTTGACCAGGGAAATGTTCAAAGTTTAATGGCAAATACAAAAAAGGAGAACATTAAAAGTTGCATAGAGAGCTAAAGACCAACGGCGGGATGCTTCCTCAGTCCCGCCCTCTTGAAGCCTGGGTTGCAGACAACCTTCAGGGGTGTGGACGAAACGGGTCCGGGCATACAGCCGCTGTGCAACAATCCCGAGGGGAGAGTTCAACCGATGCCAGGGTTGAACCGTCACCCGCCTTTGCGGTGAACGGCGTAAGCCGTGTTTTTGTACTCGACAAGAAAGGTAAACCCTTAATGCCGTGTCATCCGGCCAGGGCAAGAAAGTTTCTTGCACAGGGCCGGGCGCGGGTTCACCAGATGTTTCCATTTACCATTAGACTTGTTGACCGGATCCGGGAGGACAGTGATGTGCAACCGGTTAATGTGAAACTTGATCCCGGCGCCAAAACCACCGGCATGGCCGTGGTGAGACAGGATGGCGGTCATATCCAGATCCTGCACCTGTCGGAACTGACCCACCGGGGCGCTGCCATCCGGAAAAAACTTGATCAAAGATCCAATTATCGGAGAAGACGGAGAACCGCAAACCTCTGGTATCGAAAGAAAAGATTCGATAACAGAACTCAGCCCAAAGGGTGGCTTCCGCCAAGTCTCAAATCACGGGTGGATAATACTTTATCCTGGGTGAAAAAGTATCAACGGTTCTGCCCGTTTACAGGCATTGTCCTTGAACGGGTCCGGTTCGATACTCAGAAACTGCAGAATCCGGACATTTCAGGGATCGAGTATCAGCAAGGAACATTGTTCGGGTACGAGGTAAAGGAATACCTGCTTGAAAAATATAAACGGACTTGTGCTTACTGCAATGGCTTGAGCAAGGATCCGTTTTTGGAGATTGAACATTTCATCCCCCGCAATCCCTCAAAAGGGGATAAGGGATCAAACCGGATCAGTAACCTGGCCATTGCCTGCAAAACCTGTAATCAGGAATCAAAAAAGAACCTGCAGCCGGCAGACTGGATCAGCCTTTTATCCAGGTCACGGAAAAAGATAGATCAGGTCCGGGTCAAAAACGCCACCAGGTTCCTGGAAGGGAGAAGACCCTCCCTTGCATCAACCGCAGCGGTAAACGCCACCAGGAACGCTATCTTTTTTGAACTCAGGGACCTGGGCCTGCCGGTGGAATGCTCAACCGGTGGCAGGACAAAATACAACCGGTCCCGGCTGGACATACCCAAAACCCATTGCCTGGATGCTGCCTGCACCGGCCATGTGGAGTCGGTATCCGGCTGGAAACAAAACGTGTTCCTGATAAAGGCCATGGGCCGGGGCAGTTATCAAAGAACCCGTGTGGATAAATACGGCTTCCCCCGGGGAACCTTAATGGCCCAAAAGACGGTAAAGGGTTTTGCCACCGGGGATATGGTTAAAGCAATCGTTCCTACTGGTAAGAAGAAAGGAACGTATATTGGCAGAGTGGCTGTCCGGAAGTCCGGCAGCTTTAATATTCAAACTAATACGGAAACCGTCCAGGGAATATCCTGGAAGTATTGCAAAATCATATCCCGTCAGAACGGGTATAATTTTGCAAGCCAAGTTTCCTCCCCGACATGAATGACGGGGTTTCCACTTGGAGAACTGGATGAATAAACTCGATCCAGCATCCTGTTCTGTATTGATTGTCAACTTTAACGGCGGGGAAATGGTGGTGGGCTGTGTTAAAGCGGCCTTGACATCTTTGACCCGGGTTGAAGTGCTGATGTGGGACAATGCGTCGTCGGATGGCAGCCCTGATCTTCTGGCAGAGATTTTTGCCGGAGAATCCCGGTTTTCGTTATTCAGGAGCCAGCAGAACATC from Desulfotignum phosphitoxidans DSM 13687 includes these protein-coding regions:
- the rfbC gene encoding dTDP-4-dehydrorhamnose 3,5-epimerase, producing MQIFHTEIQDVKIIQPQVFGDHRGFFMETFRDDLFRQTIADTVFVQENHSMSGQGVLRGLHYQIHQPQGKLVRIIRGTVFDVAVDIREKSKDFGRWAGVTLSAENKKMLWVPPGFAHGFYVLSKQAELVYKCSDYYAPAHERTILWNDPDIGIDWPLLDENQPLLSSKDAAGERFGKAEVFK
- a CDS encoding rhamnosyltransferase WsaF family glycosyltransferase; its protein translation is MLNRFTRAIAAYARKNEFIRDKLKTMVQPHVTAMMNTSIPEITPVNVRHSDADATRINILVPSINQAHVFGGISTALSFFEQLASQARVQKRIITTDTMPEPDAEKRFPGYAIVSASTDTSHANQIVGFGDRAEKTIPVRKNDCFMATAWWTAFNARKIVQWQHETYARPIQKMIYFIQDFEPGFYPWSSRFALAESTYRNDHPQAAVFNSSLLHRFFRENGYVFDDEFVFEPVLNQNLKKGLAQNRPVVKKKQILVYGRPSVARNAFSLIIEALKSWVWTRQDIHDWTVISAGEKHPDIDLGNQMTLTSVGKLSLEGYTQILKESGVGISLMISPHPSYPPMEMAMFGMGVISNIHAGKDLSEWHENIHSIDLSVDTLVAALTDICDRFSRDPAVFLDKKLHKKEYMDTHDQFHFMTDLVISLFNKKNSE
- the rfbA gene encoding glucose-1-phosphate thymidylyltransferase RfbA yields the protein MKGIILAGGSGTRLYPVTRVVSKQLLPIYDKPMIFYPLSVLMLAGIRDILIISTPQDLPRFQDLLGNGTQWGIQLSYQVQPKPEGLAQAFILGENFIGTDHVCLILGDNLFYGHGLSRRFQLAAARNTGATVFGYQVTDPERYGVVTFDDAGKAIDIEEKPACPKSSFAITGLYFYDNEVIDIAKGLSLSPRGELEITDVNRTYLEKGRLHVEQMGRGTAWLDTGTHSSLLEASLFIETMEKRQGLKVACLEEIAYRMGFIDQDQVLALAANYSKTEYGTYLLGLFDAQICKPVDI
- a CDS encoding glycosyltransferase; the protein is MEFTGERFVSTLNEAVISYEHWHRYLFATAFVKDKVVVDIASGDGYGSHLLADSGARRVIGIDVDPEAVDNARSVHCRPNLEYINGSIAAIPVASASIDTLVSFETIEHVDSDLQEAFLKEAGRVLTPEGTLIISTPDKRTYSDIPGYQNAFHVKEFYVDEFLDFLRSRFRYVELLGQKVFSGSYIWPEAGGDGRFTEYAIRPTENGFVPSEETTKKMVYALTLCSNFAPVPSYASLLVDSEDLILGQKDEMIAAGFEQLALKDAHIALKDEHIVLKDRQIRAQDEVIARKEQEYEKLRQYLLDSQHHIEKLEDRLRRRSVKYRARQGRVVLRQICHATRDLARLARRDPGAAARRLARLRSFRPKAFWEKINFAMLHNTQLSLCEVYDCPPLDQTPRISVVMPVYNVAVKWLSRAVDSVLGQAYDNFELVIVDDGSTRAETLDYLRQLEGRGDSRIIIQMNTENKGISAASNQVVALATGAYVALLDNDDELRKNALYEVARAINEHGPDVIYSDEAKVDVHGSIKFPFLKPDWSPDLLRSQMYICHLLVFKKSLFNQAKGFDSRFDGSQDYDLMLRFSELTTRIHHIPKILYFWREIASSTALNPDAKPLSQSAGLNALDQHLKRVYGPDAHADKTPYRFVYDARYPLSGNVKASIIIPTRDHSELLADCIHSIMTKTDHANFEVLIMDNNSREEKTRKWFISVTEQHDNVRVIDAFYPFNWSKLNNHGARHATGDILVFLNNDTLVISPDWLTRICENASRPDIGVVGGLMLYEDDTIQHAGVVVGMGGWADHVFKNCPSAHFFHPFLSPMLTRNVLAVTGACLGISRKVFEEISGFDEDFIVCGSDVAIALKALEKGYVNLYSPYVKLYHLESKTRTSYIPDVDFEMSRKAYAKWIQHGDPYYNPNLSLESLTPVLKDKKM
- the rfbB gene encoding dTDP-glucose 4,6-dehydratase, which encodes MKQILVTGGAGFIGTNFIRYVHRNRQDWHIVNLDALTYAGNPGNHRNLEKDPRYTFVHGNICDGDLVTSLFDQYRFDGVFHFAAESHVDRSIAGPDVFVKTNVTGTFVLLDAALAHVRRHKDKKFRFVHVSTDEVYGSLGIDEPAFTETTAYDPSSPYSASKAASDHLVKAWYRTFGLPVIVTNCSNNYGPYQFPEKLIPLMVLNCLDNQPLPVYGNGKNIRDWLYVTDHCDALVRACERGIPGETYNIGGGEEKTNLEVVETVCDIVDEKTGKQPGTSRNLITFVQDRPGHDLRYAINPDKSYEKIGYKAGFSFDQALSVTVDWYLENMEWVKSVQTGAYREWIRTHYRRGQERLEK
- the rfbD gene encoding dTDP-4-dehydrorhamnose reductase encodes the protein MKVLITGADGQLGGELMQVFPDGWTVVGVDLPGVDITDEEQVSQMMAEIQPDWVINCAAYTQVDKAESDAGAAFAVNCDGAANLARSARQRGARLVHISTDFVFSGNQFRPYRSDDLPAPVSVYGKTKLAGEKAVQDILGKEALIIRTAWLYAAHGNNFVKTMIRLMREKEMLTVVDDQIGTPCWAGGLAKVVWAAVENQLTGIFHWTDAGVASWYDFAVAIQEEATDAGLLDRILPIHPVPTRQYPTPAARPAFSVLDKSDLAVATGVWPRHWRVGLRRMLGQLKNRVE
- the iscB gene encoding RNA-guided endonuclease IscB yields the protein MLPQSRPLEAWVADNLQGCGRNGSGHTAAVQQSRGESSTDARVEPSPAFAVNGVSRVFVLDKKGKPLMPCHPARARKFLAQGRARVHQMFPFTIRLVDRIREDSDVQPVNVKLDPGAKTTGMAVVRQDGGHIQILHLSELTHRGAAIRKKLDQRSNYRRRRRTANLWYRKKRFDNRTQPKGWLPPSLKSRVDNTLSWVKKYQRFCPFTGIVLERVRFDTQKLQNPDISGIEYQQGTLFGYEVKEYLLEKYKRTCAYCNGLSKDPFLEIEHFIPRNPSKGDKGSNRISNLAIACKTCNQESKKNLQPADWISLLSRSRKKIDQVRVKNATRFLEGRRPSLASTAAVNATRNAIFFELRDLGLPVECSTGGRTKYNRSRLDIPKTHCLDAACTGHVESVSGWKQNVFLIKAMGRGSYQRTRVDKYGFPRGTLMAQKTVKGFATGDMVKAIVPTGKKKGTYIGRVAVRKSGSFNIQTNTETVQGISWKYCKIISRQNGYNFASQVSSPT